A window of Candidatus Xiphinematobacter sp. Idaho Grape contains these coding sequences:
- a CDS encoding Glu/Leu/Phe/Val family dehydrogenase, with product MEREIHLDPTFKMARQQFDTVADMLEIHDGERDQLILPKRAISISIPIHREDGSITVFQGYRVQHHLALGPTKGGTRFTPSLTLGESAALAVWMSWKCALASLPYGGAKGGVAVDPRSLTSVELQRISRRYMLEMIPFVGPQTDIMGPDLGTNEQIMAWFMDAYSSHSGKSVAEIVTGKPAALGGCAGRREATGRGVTFLVERAFSHMQINPQGRTAIVQGFGNVGSVTACGLAYRTGMKIIGISDQAVAIYNPKGIDVAMADRYAAEHNKSLAGFSGGEVIDPEELLTLPCDVLIPAAIERVITASNAGKLQCRILAEAANGPTTPEADAILDQRREEIFIIPDILCNVGGVVVSYFEWVQDMQNFLWTNTEVVDRLCRILESAFSAVVRRAKERGISHRNSALSIGIERVQAAKRLRGLFP from the coding sequence ATGGAACGAGAAATCCATTTGGATCCCACCTTTAAGATGGCTCGGCAGCAGTTCGATACTGTGGCTGACATGTTAGAGATCCACGATGGTGAACGCGACCAGCTTATCCTTCCTAAACGAGCGATCTCCATATCGATCCCTATCCATCGTGAAGATGGAAGCATCACTGTCTTCCAAGGCTACCGCGTACAGCACCATCTTGCCCTTGGTCCTACAAAGGGAGGCACCCGTTTTACACCTTCCTTGACTTTAGGTGAATCTGCAGCACTGGCTGTATGGATGAGTTGGAAATGCGCCCTTGCTAGTCTTCCCTATGGGGGCGCAAAGGGAGGGGTTGCCGTAGATCCCAGAAGCCTGACTTCAGTTGAGCTTCAAAGGATTTCTCGCAGGTACATGTTGGAGATGATTCCCTTTGTCGGACCACAAACGGACATCATGGGGCCAGATTTAGGTACAAATGAGCAAATCATGGCCTGGTTTATGGATGCTTACTCCTCCCATTCAGGAAAGTCAGTTGCTGAGATTGTCACCGGAAAACCAGCAGCCCTGGGTGGATGTGCTGGAAGACGCGAGGCTACTGGCCGCGGTGTGACATTTCTTGTGGAGCGTGCTTTTAGCCATATGCAGATCAATCCACAGGGTCGTACTGCCATCGTGCAGGGGTTCGGCAATGTGGGCTCTGTAACAGCCTGCGGTCTTGCCTATCGCACTGGAATGAAAATTATCGGCATTAGTGACCAGGCAGTCGCCATTTATAACCCCAAGGGAATTGATGTAGCCATGGCAGATCGCTACGCTGCAGAACACAACAAGAGTTTGGCAGGATTTTCAGGTGGAGAAGTCATTGATCCTGAGGAACTCCTGACCCTTCCTTGTGATGTACTGATTCCAGCTGCTATAGAGCGCGTTATTACGGCGTCCAACGCTGGGAAACTTCAATGCCGTATTCTAGCAGAAGCTGCTAACGGCCCTACAACCCCGGAGGCTGACGCTATTCTGGATCAAAGGCGAGAGGAGATTTTCATCATACCAGATATCCTCTGCAATGTGGGCGGCGTTGTAGTATCCTACTTCGAGTGGGTTCAAGATATGCAAAACTTCCTCTGGACCAACACAGAGGTAGTTGACAGATTATGCAGGATTCTGGAGAGTGCTTTTTCCGCAGTAGTACGAAGAGCAAAAGAGAGGGGTATTTCTCATCGGAACTCGGCCCTCTCTATTGGTATTGAGCGCGTCCAAGCCGCTAAGCGGCTGAGGGGCTTGTTCCCATAA
- a CDS encoding serine hydroxymethyltransferase produces MKSVLFVCTGNTCRSPMAEALLKKLLRGRKDIEVQSAGLHAIPDVPPSQFALQILHEEEDINISSHRSHPLTEEHIKHATHIFVMSREQKRRLVLFHPSATSKSFLLRELESDTSLDIPDPIGNDLETYQRCKDAIKSAVQKILGLLDYNATPSFFSSSLQLGALDPEIAQAICREQRRQLEHIELIASENYTSVAVMQAQSSCLTNKYAEGYPGRRWYGGCEFVDAIELLAVERAKKLFKAEHANVQPHSGSQANMAVCSSCLEPGDRILTMDLAHGGHLTHGHKANFSGKLYEIHHYGVDQQTEQIDYDALARQAETIHPKLIIAGASAYSRIIDFALFRQIADLVDALLLVDMAHIAGLVAGGVHPSPIPYADFVTATTHKSLRGPRAGLILCRQRYAKKIDSTVFPGIQGGPLPHVVAAKAVCFYEALQPAFVSYTRQVISNSRLLASQLSSLGYRIVSGGTDNHMFLVDLRPQNIRGAEAQTILDKAAITVNKNALPFDTEPITKTGGVRLGTLAVTTRGMKEEAIGEIADFVDASLKVRSDDQALAKIRSKVVDFTLKFPPPATLPSG; encoded by the coding sequence ATGAAATCGGTTTTGTTCGTTTGTACAGGAAATACTTGCCGTAGTCCAATGGCAGAAGCTCTTCTGAAAAAGCTGCTACGTGGCCGAAAAGACATCGAGGTGCAGTCTGCCGGTCTCCACGCTATCCCTGATGTCCCCCCTAGTCAGTTTGCCCTACAGATTCTTCATGAAGAAGAAGACATTAACATCTCCTCTCATCGGAGCCATCCTCTTACGGAGGAGCACATTAAGCATGCCACGCATATCTTTGTTATGAGCCGTGAACAGAAGAGAAGACTCGTATTGTTTCATCCATCCGCTACGAGCAAATCTTTTCTTCTTCGTGAGCTTGAGTCCGATACATCTCTAGATATCCCAGATCCTATTGGGAACGATCTGGAAACATACCAGCGGTGTAAGGATGCAATTAAGAGTGCTGTGCAAAAAATTCTTGGTCTTTTAGACTATAATGCTACTCCCTCCTTCTTCTCTTCTTCCCTGCAACTGGGAGCTTTAGATCCTGAGATCGCCCAAGCAATTTGCAGGGAGCAACGCCGCCAGCTTGAGCATATCGAGCTTATTGCCTCAGAAAACTATACAAGCGTTGCGGTGATGCAGGCTCAAAGTTCTTGCCTCACAAATAAATATGCAGAAGGCTACCCTGGAAGGCGGTGGTATGGTGGCTGTGAGTTTGTAGACGCCATAGAGTTGCTTGCTGTTGAGCGTGCGAAAAAGCTTTTCAAGGCTGAGCACGCAAATGTGCAGCCCCATTCGGGAAGTCAAGCAAACATGGCTGTATGCTCTAGTTGTCTAGAGCCTGGCGATCGTATTTTGACGATGGATCTTGCTCATGGAGGACACCTTACCCATGGCCATAAGGCAAATTTTTCTGGAAAACTCTACGAAATACACCACTACGGAGTTGATCAACAAACAGAACAGATTGACTACGATGCTTTAGCTCGTCAGGCCGAGACGATTCACCCTAAGCTGATCATAGCGGGAGCCTCTGCTTATTCCCGCATCATTGATTTTGCTTTATTTAGGCAAATTGCTGATCTGGTCGACGCATTGTTGCTTGTGGATATGGCACACATTGCTGGTCTGGTCGCTGGTGGGGTACATCCCAGTCCCATTCCCTACGCTGATTTTGTGACTGCCACTACCCACAAAAGTCTCCGTGGGCCACGTGCCGGGTTAATCTTATGTAGGCAACGGTATGCCAAAAAGATAGACTCAACGGTCTTTCCTGGTATACAAGGCGGTCCTCTACCGCACGTTGTTGCGGCGAAAGCTGTATGTTTCTATGAGGCACTCCAGCCCGCTTTTGTGTCCTATACACGGCAAGTCATTTCCAATAGCAGGCTACTGGCTAGTCAACTTTCTTCACTAGGCTATCGCATAGTCTCTGGTGGCACAGACAATCACATGTTCCTCGTGGATCTCCGTCCTCAAAACATTCGTGGAGCCGAGGCCCAAACTATCCTAGATAAGGCTGCCATTACGGTTAATAAAAATGCGCTGCCATTCGACACAGAGCCTATCACAAAGACTGGGGGCGTTCGTCTTGGTACGCTAGCTGTGACTACTCGAGGAATGAAGGAAGAGGCCATTGGGGAAATTGCAGACTTTGTCGATGCTTCCCTCAAAGTGCGTTCGGACGATCAGGCTCTTGCGAAGATCCGTTCCAAGGTTGTTGACTTCACTCTGAAGTTCCCCCCTCCTGCAACTCTCCCTAGTGGATAG